One region of Termitidicoccus mucosus genomic DNA includes:
- a CDS encoding type II toxin-antitoxin system VapC family toxin — protein MTLVIDGSTALGFLLTDEQPDIALKALEAVENGISTIVPAHWCVEVANGLIMAERRKRASQADITEALHLVAALPVVTDDETAQHAVSDTAALARQYGLTIYDAAYLELAMRRGASLATSDSALAKAAKAAGVAIFS, from the coding sequence ATGACTCTTGTAATCGACGGCTCCACGGCGCTTGGTTTTCTGCTCACTGATGAGCAACCGGACATTGCCCTTAAGGCTCTTGAAGCCGTGGAAAATGGGATTTCCACAATAGTTCCTGCGCATTGGTGCGTGGAGGTGGCCAATGGTCTTATTATGGCGGAAAGGCGAAAGCGCGCATCGCAAGCCGACATCACGGAGGCGCTCCACTTGGTTGCGGCTTTGCCTGTCGTAACGGACGATGAAACCGCCCAGCATGCGGTCAGCGATACAGCCGCACTTGCGCGTCAATACGGTCTCACAATCTACGATGCGGCCTATCTGGAACTTGCCATGCGCCGTGGTGCATCTCTCGCAACCTCGGATAGTGCCCTCGCGAAAGCAGCCAAGGCGGCTGGCGTTGCTATTTTCTCATGA